The Nitrospirales bacterium genome includes a window with the following:
- the trpB gene encoding tryptophan synthase subunit beta, with product MAMIPDSRGRFGRYGGQYVPETLMPAMLELEAAYQKVKRDRSFQKEFHEYLKQYVGRPTPLYFAKRLTKTLGGAKIYLKREDLCHTGAHKINNTVGQILLTRRMKKHRIIAETGAGQHGVAVATVSAMFGLDAEIYMGTEDMERQALNVFRMRLLGSKVTGVDAGSRTLKDAISEAMRDWTTNVKTTHYLLGSVLGAHPYPMMIRDFQSVIGREARRQILAAEGQLPQCLVACVGGGSNSIGLFYPFIKDSKVKMIGVEAGGMGLASGKHAARFSGGKPGVLHGTMTYLLQDQHGQVNLTHSVSAGLDYPAVGPEHSMHHDTGRIHYTSATDEEALAAFDFLSREEGIIPALESAHAVAEVMKLAPTMKKNQVIIMNLSGRGDKDVQQIARMRGIPL from the coding sequence ATGGGGGACAATATGTCCCGGAGACACTCATGCCTGCCATGTTAGAGCTGGAGGCAGCCTATCAGAAGGTCAAACGCGATCGGTCCTTTCAAAAAGAATTTCATGAGTACCTCAAACAATATGTTGGACGCCCGACTCCTCTGTACTTCGCCAAGCGGCTGACCAAAACGCTGGGCGGAGCCAAGATTTACTTAAAACGGGAAGACCTCTGTCACACGGGCGCGCATAAGATCAATAATACGGTGGGACAGATTTTATTGACCCGCCGCATGAAAAAGCATCGGATCATCGCGGAGACTGGCGCCGGCCAACATGGAGTCGCCGTGGCCACAGTCTCGGCGATGTTCGGGCTTGACGCAGAAATCTACATGGGCACCGAAGACATGGAACGTCAAGCGCTCAACGTGTTCCGCATGCGCCTTTTAGGGTCGAAAGTCACGGGTGTCGATGCCGGGAGCCGAACGTTAAAGGATGCCATCAGCGAAGCGATGAGAGACTGGACGACGAACGTCAAGACCACGCATTACCTCTTGGGATCGGTATTGGGCGCACACCCCTACCCAATGATGATTCGCGATTTTCAATCAGTGATCGGTCGAGAGGCCCGGAGGCAAATTTTAGCAGCGGAAGGCCAATTACCGCAGTGCCTGGTGGCCTGCGTCGGTGGAGGCAGTAATAGCATTGGCCTCTTTTATCCATTCATCAAGGACTCCAAGGTCAAAATGATTGGCGTGGAAGCCGGCGGCATGGGACTGGCCAGCGGAAAACATGCCGCTCGTTTTTCCGGTGGCAAACCCGGCGTGCTCCATGGCACGATGACCTACCTGCTCCAAGATCAGCATGGTCAAGTCAATCTCACGCATTCCGTTTCGGCGGGATTGGACTATCCGGCCGTCGGGCCGGAACACAGCATGCATCACGACACAGGACGAATCCACTACACCTCCGCGACCGACGAAGAAGCTCTGGCGGCCTTTGATTTCCTTTCGCGAGAAGAAGGAATTATCCCAGCACTCGAAAGTGCGCATGCAGTCGCCGAGGTGATGAAACTGGCTCCGACGATGAAAAAGAATCAAGTCATCATCATGAATCTTTCCGGCCGCGGCGATAAAGACGTCCAGCAAATCGCCCGTATGCGCGGCATTCCATTATAG
- the trpA gene encoding tryptophan synthase subunit alpha translates to MSNRIQTAFSALNKKDEKALIPYIMAGDPTMAVTETLVLELEQAGADLIELGVPFSDPIADGPVIQKAAERALRSGTSLNSILTSVKSLRAKTQIPLILMTYYNTIMAMGEEKFCARCVEAGIDGVIVPDMPPEESDILCQASEKFGGPTVIFLLAPTSTKSRQKDVITRTQGFIYYVSLTGITGAQIRDMQHVQENVQKIQKASKQPVAVGFGISTPEHVQEVSRFADGVIIGSALVRHIGTYQDRPDSLEKIRQFVSELKHNTCRH, encoded by the coding sequence ATGAGCAATCGAATTCAGACGGCATTTTCGGCGTTAAACAAGAAAGACGAGAAGGCGCTCATCCCCTATATCATGGCGGGCGATCCTACAATGGCCGTGACGGAAACGCTTGTCTTGGAACTTGAACAAGCAGGCGCCGACCTCATTGAATTGGGTGTGCCTTTTTCTGACCCCATTGCCGATGGACCCGTTATCCAGAAAGCAGCCGAACGAGCGTTACGCTCCGGCACGTCACTCAATTCCATTCTGACTTCAGTCAAATCACTTCGCGCCAAAACGCAAATTCCTCTGATTCTCATGACCTACTACAACACCATCATGGCTATGGGGGAAGAGAAGTTTTGTGCACGGTGCGTCGAGGCTGGAATCGACGGGGTCATCGTTCCTGACATGCCGCCCGAGGAGTCAGACATATTATGCCAGGCGTCTGAGAAATTCGGTGGCCCAACTGTCATTTTTCTTCTAGCTCCGACCAGCACCAAATCGCGCCAAAAGGATGTGATCACTCGGACTCAAGGGTTTATCTATTATGTTTCGTTGACTGGGATCACTGGAGCGCAAATCCGTGATATGCAACACGTTCAAGAGAATGTCCAGAAAATTCAAAAAGCCAGTAAACAACCAGTAGCGGTTGGGTTTGGCATCTCAACGCCGGAACACGTCCAGGAAGTCTCGCGCTTCGCAGATGGTGTCATTATCGGTAGCGCGCTCGTCCGCCATATCGGTACGTATCAAGATCGTCCTGACTCTCTCGAAAAGATTCGACAATTTGTGTCAGAGCTCAAACACAATACTTGTCGTCATTAA
- a CDS encoding YchJ family protein, protein MLCPCQSGKPFNECCEPIIDGLKKAETAEQLMRARYSAYTQINMGFIEATHDPETKSGIDMKASQEWAESTKWTGLEILDTQDGQAHDETGTVLFTATYETDEGPQQHHELSQFTKRQGTWFFTDAVDPTVQPYRRTEPKLGRNDPCSCGSGKKYKKCCGV, encoded by the coding sequence ATGCTGTGTCCTTGTCAAAGTGGAAAGCCATTCAACGAATGCTGCGAACCCATTATCGATGGACTCAAAAAGGCGGAAACTGCCGAGCAGCTAATGCGCGCACGCTATTCGGCCTACACACAAATCAACATGGGATTTATCGAGGCCACCCACGATCCGGAAACGAAAAGCGGTATCGACATGAAGGCCAGCCAGGAATGGGCCGAGTCCACGAAATGGACAGGATTAGAAATCTTGGACACTCAAGATGGGCAAGCGCATGATGAGACGGGAACCGTGCTGTTTACCGCGACCTATGAAACGGATGAGGGCCCACAGCAGCATCATGAGCTGAGTCAGTTTACGAAACGTCAGGGCACATGGTTCTTTACGGATGCTGTCGATCCCACAGTGCAACCTTACAGACGGACAGAACCAAAACTCGGCAGAAACGATCCGTGCTCCTGTGGAAGCGGGAAAAAATATAAAAAATGTTGTGGCGTCTAG
- a CDS encoding NFACT family protein, protein MIISLAECAAVVEELQRTLTDGIIQKIHQPDPCILTLNVRIPGDTHCLFISLERGYARIHLSSLKFQNPQTPLQFCQYLRSHIEGGRITRIAQEPDDRILYLTITKSSMTYTVVVALTGNQSNVHVLNESWEILRSLKSSKIETGQVYMAPQRSARHVPSSPTTLSDICEQEQPTQDKQGKSAPNTFAKRFPVSAKLEEQHQFAQASDKRLAWFRTQSATLRKKLKQAVRRERTLEADLLKAETYREYRRYGELLKSQLHAIEPRQTVVQVVDYFDPSMPTLSLPLNALHDAVWNMEDYFRKYRKYLSAQEHLQPRLERTHDEIKTVKAELSKLEQEELEVLVNGPPSDHPKDDNAFQLAPEHAKKERPHTKKADPQPAQAIRTQHKAAEKEKASVRAKPYRLFESFDGLLIFVGKSAKDNDTLTLKIAKPDDLWLHARGCPGSHVVVRLEKATEVPHETLRDAATLALFYSDLKKSGKGEVIYTLRKFVKKPKGLKAGAVHVTREKSLWIEVKKERLDRLKGGC, encoded by the coding sequence ATGATCATCTCTCTCGCAGAATGTGCTGCAGTCGTTGAAGAACTTCAACGGACACTCACCGATGGGATTATTCAAAAGATCCATCAACCAGATCCGTGTATCCTGACGCTGAACGTCCGCATTCCAGGTGATACGCACTGCCTTTTTATCTCCCTTGAGCGCGGCTATGCACGCATCCACCTGTCCTCACTCAAATTTCAAAACCCTCAAACTCCGTTACAATTTTGTCAATATCTTCGCTCTCACATTGAAGGAGGACGCATAACGAGGATAGCGCAGGAGCCGGATGACCGTATTCTGTACCTCACCATCACGAAATCCTCGATGACCTACACCGTGGTGGTAGCCCTCACCGGAAACCAATCAAATGTTCATGTTCTGAATGAATCCTGGGAAATTTTGCGGTCCTTGAAATCCTCAAAGATAGAAACCGGTCAAGTCTACATGGCGCCACAGCGTTCCGCCAGGCATGTTCCATCCAGTCCCACGACTCTGTCAGATATTTGCGAACAAGAACAACCGACACAAGATAAACAAGGCAAGTCCGCCCCGAATACCTTTGCCAAGCGATTTCCCGTTTCCGCAAAGCTCGAAGAACAACACCAGTTCGCACAAGCATCCGATAAAAGGCTAGCATGGTTTCGAACCCAATCGGCAACGCTTCGAAAAAAACTCAAGCAAGCCGTACGGCGTGAACGGACGCTTGAAGCTGACCTATTGAAAGCTGAAACCTACCGTGAATATCGACGGTACGGAGAGCTGCTAAAAAGCCAGTTGCATGCGATCGAACCACGCCAGACCGTCGTTCAGGTTGTTGATTATTTTGACCCCTCGATGCCCACTCTCTCGCTTCCGCTCAACGCGTTACATGATGCCGTGTGGAATATGGAAGATTACTTTCGGAAATACCGGAAATACCTCTCGGCTCAGGAACATCTTCAGCCCCGATTAGAGCGGACACACGATGAAATTAAAACGGTGAAGGCAGAACTCTCAAAATTAGAACAGGAGGAACTGGAGGTGCTGGTTAACGGACCGCCGTCCGATCATCCAAAAGACGACAACGCGTTTCAGCTTGCTCCAGAACATGCCAAAAAAGAACGACCTCACACAAAGAAGGCAGACCCACAACCGGCACAGGCAATACGAACGCAACACAAGGCCGCTGAAAAGGAAAAGGCTTCGGTACGAGCCAAACCCTATCGCCTATTCGAATCGTTTGACGGCTTGCTGATATTCGTCGGGAAAAGCGCGAAAGACAACGACACACTCACCCTAAAAATCGCCAAACCTGACGATCTGTGGCTTCATGCACGGGGCTGCCCTGGTTCCCATGTGGTCGTCCGGCTTGAGAAAGCCACGGAAGTCCCGCATGAAACATTACGCGATGCGGCCACGTTGGCCCTGTTTTACAGCGACCTCAAGAAAAGTGGAAAGGGCGAAGTGATTTACACCCTTCGCAAATTCGTCAAGAAACCGAAAGGGCTAAAAGCCGGAGCCGTGCATGTCACACGGGAAAAGAGCCTTTGGATCGAAGTCAAAAAAGAACGACTGGACCGATTGAAGGGAGGATGCTGA
- a CDS encoding type II toxin-antitoxin system HicA family toxin, which produces MKALKKNGWVQVAKKGSHSQFAHPNKKSRITHPKCHIPIGTLKSIEKQSGLVLR; this is translated from the coding sequence ATCAAAGCGCTCAAAAAGAACGGATGGGTTCAGGTTGCCAAGAAAGGCAGTCACAGCCAATTTGCACATCCCAACAAAAAGAGTCGAATAACCCATCCCAAATGCCACATCCCGATCGGAACACTGAAGAGTATTGAAAAACAGAGCGGCCTTGTACTGCGGTAA
- a CDS encoding type II toxin-antitoxin system HicB family antitoxin — MDYVAIIHKDEGSHYGVSFPDFPGCVIAGGTVDDAKNMAAEALALHVEGLQEDGIAIPRPSSLEVIMKSPDFANGVAFLVSLQQPDRTVRVNLTMTERELPAIDAAAAAQGMKRSTYLVKTGLQSAH, encoded by the coding sequence ATGGACTATGTTGCGATTATCCACAAGGACGAAGGGAGTCACTACGGAGTCAGCTTTCCTGACTTTCCAGGTTGTGTCATAGCAGGAGGAACCGTCGATGACGCAAAGAATATGGCCGCTGAGGCACTGGCCCTTCATGTTGAAGGGTTGCAAGAAGACGGTATAGCTATTCCCAGACCTTCGAGCCTGGAAGTCATCATGAAATCGCCGGACTTTGCCAACGGAGTGGCGTTTCTCGTGAGCCTTCAACAACCTGACAGAACGGTGCGGGTCAATCTGACGATGACTGAACGCGAATTACCGGCCATTGATGCAGCCGCAGCGGCACAAGGAATGAAACGTTCCACCTATCTAGTGAAAACCGGGCTTCAATCCGCTCACTAA
- a CDS encoding type II toxin-antitoxin system RelE/ParE family toxin, with protein sequence MSVVIKLTDRAHYDLQEIQDYSIQRWGKRTADRYLKDIQTALSLLQDQPELLRHKLEISPHLKFYRVREHFLVCIEMKRAIIVLTIKHGQMDLPTRISELEPTLVQEADFLHNRLLAAQRKPPASSRKK encoded by the coding sequence GTGTCGGTTGTCATCAAACTTACCGATAGAGCCCACTACGATCTTCAAGAAATCCAAGACTATTCGATCCAACGATGGGGAAAGAGAACCGCCGACCGATATCTTAAAGACATTCAAACCGCCTTATCACTCTTACAGGACCAGCCAGAGTTGCTACGCCACAAGCTTGAAATTTCCCCTCACCTGAAGTTCTATCGAGTTCGAGAACATTTTCTGGTTTGCATTGAAATGAAAAGGGCCATTATCGTTCTGACAATCAAACATGGACAAATGGATTTACCGACGCGTATCAGCGAGCTGGAGCCCACATTAGTTCAGGAAGCGGACTTCCTGCATAATCGACTCTTGGCTGCACAAAGAAAGCCACCAGCATCATCCAGAAAAAAGTAA